A genome region from Streptomyces xanthophaeus includes the following:
- a CDS encoding M24 family metallopeptidase, whose protein sequence is MAGDTKQRTARLSGRSSADLSGFREVQRLSYECAEAVAAQLRPGVTEREAARMQRDWLRERGVRDWFHLPFAWFGDRTAFANFRIPLQFFPTNRRLEPGMPFILDMAPVYKGYSADIGYSGSLGLNPVQDRLMSDLQAHRVLILEQVRERRSLREVYENVERLMTRQGYANRHRAYPFGVIAHKIDRVKERRWSPTAFGFGTQSLKGLASDALHGHREGWSPLWSPYHFSDHPPQPGLWAVEPHLGFRGTGAKFEEILVVTDSRDPEESAFWLDDDLPHVRRWAEEKAA, encoded by the coding sequence ATGGCTGGGGACACCAAGCAACGCACCGCGCGACTCTCCGGACGAAGCTCCGCCGACCTGAGCGGCTTCAGAGAGGTGCAGCGCCTCTCCTACGAGTGCGCCGAGGCCGTCGCGGCCCAGCTGCGGCCCGGCGTGACCGAGCGTGAGGCCGCGCGGATGCAGCGCGACTGGCTGCGGGAGCGCGGGGTACGGGACTGGTTCCACCTGCCCTTCGCATGGTTCGGGGACCGCACCGCCTTCGCGAACTTCAGGATCCCGCTGCAGTTCTTCCCGACCAACCGCAGGCTGGAGCCGGGGATGCCGTTCATCCTCGACATGGCACCGGTCTACAAGGGGTACTCGGCCGACATCGGCTATTCCGGCAGCCTCGGGCTCAACCCGGTGCAGGACCGGCTCATGTCCGATCTCCAGGCGCACCGTGTGCTGATCCTGGAGCAGGTGCGCGAGCGCCGCTCCCTGCGCGAGGTCTACGAGAACGTCGAACGGCTGATGACCCGGCAGGGGTACGCCAACCGGCACCGGGCCTATCCGTTCGGCGTGATCGCGCACAAGATCGACCGGGTCAAGGAGCGGCGCTGGTCGCCCACCGCCTTCGGCTTCGGCACCCAGTCCCTCAAGGGACTGGCCAGTGATGCCCTGCACGGCCACCGTGAGGGCTGGTCTCCGCTGTGGAGTCCGTACCACTTCTCCGACCATCCGCCGCAGCCCGGCCTGTGGGCGGTGGAACCACACCTCGGATTCCGGGGTACGGGCGCGAAGTTCGAGGAGATCCTGGTCGTCACCGACTCCCGGGACCCCGAGGAGAGCGCGTTCTGGCTGGACGACGATCTGCCGCACGTGCGGCGCTGGGCCGAGGAGAAGGCAGCATGA
- a CDS encoding ABC transporter ATP-binding protein, giving the protein MTTIDIDHTSRWFGNVVAVNDVTMSIGPGVTGLLGPNGAGKSTLINMMGGFLSPSTGTVTLDGAPIWQNEQVYKQIGVVPEREAMYDFLTGREFVVANAELHGLDDAAARRALATVEMEYAQDRKISTYSKGMRQRVKMASALVHEPSVLLLDEPFNGMDPRQRMQLMDLLRRMGDEGRTVLFSSHILEEVEQLASHIEVVVAGRHAASGDFRKIRRLMTDRPHRYLIRSSDDRALAAALIADPSTAGIEVDLKEGALRIQAVDFGRFTELLPRVARAHGIRLLTVSPSDESLESVFSYLVAA; this is encoded by the coding sequence GTGACCACCATCGACATCGACCACACCTCCCGCTGGTTCGGGAACGTCGTCGCCGTCAACGACGTGACCATGAGCATCGGCCCCGGCGTCACCGGGCTCCTGGGTCCCAACGGCGCCGGAAAGTCCACCCTCATCAACATGATGGGCGGCTTCCTCTCCCCCTCCACGGGCACCGTCACCCTCGACGGCGCACCGATCTGGCAGAACGAGCAGGTCTACAAGCAGATCGGCGTCGTGCCCGAGCGCGAGGCCATGTACGACTTCCTCACGGGCCGGGAGTTCGTCGTCGCCAACGCAGAACTCCACGGCCTCGACGACGCGGCCGCCCGGCGGGCGCTCGCCACCGTCGAGATGGAGTACGCCCAGGACCGCAAGATCTCCACGTACTCCAAGGGCATGCGCCAGCGCGTGAAGATGGCTTCGGCCCTCGTCCACGAACCGTCCGTGCTGCTCCTCGACGAGCCGTTCAACGGCATGGACCCGCGCCAGCGCATGCAGCTCATGGACCTGCTGCGGCGCATGGGCGACGAAGGACGCACCGTCCTGTTCTCCTCCCACATCCTGGAGGAGGTCGAGCAGCTCGCCTCGCACATCGAGGTGGTCGTGGCCGGCCGGCACGCCGCTTCCGGCGACTTCCGCAAGATCCGCCGCCTGATGACGGACCGCCCGCACCGCTACCTCATCCGCTCCTCCGACGACCGGGCCCTCGCCGCGGCCCTGATCGCCGACCCCTCCACCGCCGGCATCGAGGTCGACCTCAAGGAAGGCGCGCTGCGCATCCAGGCCGTCGACTTCGGCCGCTTCACCGAGCTGCTGCCCCGCGTGGCCCGGGCACACGGCATCCGGCTGCTGACGGTCTCGCCCTCCGACGAGTCCCTCGAGTCGGTCTTCTCCTACCTCGTCGCGGCCTGA
- a CDS encoding metal-dependent hydrolase produces MSGAADRIGRHPIGPRRVAFEWKTTPLHWIPDEPTATHVINVLHLLLPAGERWFVRVLKESLPLVTDPELRSDVKGFMGQEATHSVQHSYVLDHLAEQRLPTEAYTRHVDFLFEKLLGEAPPFGVPVTAREWLRFRLAVVAAIEQFTAVLGDWVLRADGLDRAGADEIMLDLLRWHGAEEVEHRSVAFDMYQHCGGSGLPRYARRVEGMVVVAPVLAWLWVWGASYLIRNDPELGGRLRYSLGAHNRAVAKGLLPPWRELGMAIPRYFRRSYHPSQEGSLRRAVEYLAASPAARAAAGAVGRAAMS; encoded by the coding sequence GTGAGCGGGGCCGCGGACCGGATCGGCCGGCACCCGATCGGTCCGCGCCGGGTGGCCTTCGAATGGAAGACCACCCCCCTGCACTGGATACCGGACGAGCCCACCGCCACCCACGTGATCAACGTGCTGCACCTGCTGCTGCCCGCCGGGGAGCGGTGGTTCGTCAGGGTCCTCAAGGAGAGCCTGCCCCTGGTCACCGACCCCGAGCTGCGCAGCGACGTCAAGGGGTTCATGGGCCAGGAGGCCACGCACAGCGTGCAGCACTCCTACGTCCTGGACCACCTCGCCGAACAGCGGCTGCCGACGGAGGCGTACACACGGCACGTGGACTTCCTCTTCGAGAAACTGCTCGGGGAGGCCCCGCCGTTCGGGGTGCCGGTCACGGCTCGGGAATGGCTGCGCTTCCGTCTGGCCGTGGTCGCCGCGATCGAGCAGTTCACAGCGGTCCTCGGGGACTGGGTGCTGCGGGCCGACGGGCTCGACCGGGCCGGGGCGGACGAGATCATGCTGGACCTGCTGCGCTGGCACGGGGCGGAGGAGGTGGAGCACCGCTCCGTCGCCTTCGACATGTACCAGCACTGCGGGGGATCCGGTCTGCCCCGCTACGCGCGCCGCGTCGAGGGGATGGTCGTGGTCGCGCCCGTGCTGGCATGGCTGTGGGTGTGGGGGGCCTCGTACCTCATACGCAACGACCCGGAGCTGGGCGGCCGGCTGCGCTACTCGCTCGGCGCGCACAACCGCGCGGTGGCCAAGGGCCTGCTGCCTCCGTGGAGAGAGCTCGGCATGGCCATACCCCGCTACTTCCGGCGGTCGTACCATCCCTCGCAGGAGGGCTCGCTGCGCAGGGCGGTCGAGTACCTTGCGGCTTCACCTGCCGCCCGGGCCGCGGCGGGCGCGGTCGGCCGAGCCGCGATGTCGTAG
- a CDS encoding RNA 2'-phosphotransferase → MDERRTVKVSKYVSKHLRHQPERIGLVLDPHGWVEIDDLLRAAAAHGFHFSRAELDHVVAANDKQRFAVDGTRIRASQGHTVAVDLDLPEAEPPAYLYHGTVAAALEPIRAEGLRPMARHHVHLSPDRETATRVGARRGRPVVLSVDAGAMRAAGHVFRISANGVWLVDAVPPQFLRFQ, encoded by the coding sequence ATGGATGAAAGACGCACCGTGAAGGTGTCGAAGTACGTCTCGAAACACCTGCGACACCAGCCGGAACGGATCGGACTGGTGCTCGATCCCCACGGCTGGGTGGAGATCGACGACCTGCTGCGCGCGGCCGCCGCGCACGGCTTCCACTTCAGCCGGGCCGAGCTCGACCACGTCGTCGCCGCCAACGACAAACAGCGGTTCGCCGTCGACGGCACCCGGATCCGGGCCAGCCAGGGGCACACCGTAGCCGTGGATCTGGACCTGCCGGAGGCCGAACCGCCCGCGTACCTCTACCACGGCACCGTGGCCGCCGCCCTGGAGCCGATCCGCGCCGAGGGCCTGCGCCCGATGGCCCGCCACCATGTGCACCTGTCCCCGGACCGGGAGACCGCCACCCGGGTCGGCGCGCGCCGCGGCCGGCCCGTCGTGCTCAGCGTGGACGCCGGGGCGATGCGAGCGGCCGGACACGTCTTCCGGATCAGCGCCAACGGGGTGTGGCTGGTGGACGCCGTACCGCCGCAGTTCCTGCGCTTCCAGTAG
- a CDS encoding HSP90 family protein gives MTSTSTSPSTPPSTPHSFQVDLRGLVDLLSHHLYSSPRVYVRELLQNAVDAITARHALDPAAEVRIRLSASGGRVTIEDSGIGLTAAEAHSLLATIGRSSKRGGEGTDLNEQGLEATRQEFLGQFGIGLLACFVVARQIRVVTRSARDPQAAPVEWLATDDGSYTVRELPHEARPEPGTTVVLEARPGAAEWAVPAKVGELARDYGSLLPYDITFDDGEGGEPRPVTDRPAVWDRPFPTPAARRVALAGHCAQLFGFTPLDSIDLDLPVAGVRGVAYVLPEPTSPAHRAGHRVHLKGMLLTDRADNLLPDWAFFVRAVLDTDTLRPTASRENLYDDETLAAVRDALGARVRGWLAELAASDPERLAAFLQVHHLGVKSMARHDSELLGLMLPWLPFETSDGSMSLQEFAAAHTDIHFTRTVEEFRQIAPIAAAHGLGVINAGYTYDADLLALLPAVRPELKVTELDAGAVTERLDPVPTAAELALAPFLATARTRLEPQGCDVVLRAFQPVAVPALYLDDRQARQERDRTAALESADSLWSGILGALRGSAPRARLVLNHNNPLIRRIATLPDEALTGTAVESLYGQALLMSQRPLRPADSTLLNRAFLGLLEWATHSTDSRDAQEEQK, from the coding sequence ATGACGTCCACGTCCACATCCCCGTCCACGCCCCCGTCGACGCCCCACAGCTTCCAGGTCGATCTGCGCGGCCTGGTGGACCTCCTCTCCCACCACCTCTACTCCAGCCCGCGCGTCTACGTCCGCGAGCTCCTGCAGAACGCGGTGGACGCGATCACCGCGCGCCACGCCCTCGACCCGGCGGCGGAGGTCCGCATCCGGCTCTCGGCGTCCGGCGGCCGCGTGACCATCGAGGACAGCGGCATCGGCCTGACCGCCGCCGAGGCCCACTCCCTGCTCGCCACCATCGGCCGCAGCTCCAAGCGCGGTGGCGAAGGCACCGATCTCAACGAGCAGGGCCTGGAAGCGACCCGCCAGGAGTTCCTCGGCCAGTTCGGCATCGGCCTGCTCGCGTGCTTCGTCGTGGCCCGTCAGATACGCGTCGTCACCCGCTCCGCCCGCGACCCCCAGGCCGCGCCCGTCGAATGGCTGGCCACGGACGACGGTTCGTACACCGTCCGCGAACTGCCCCACGAGGCACGGCCGGAGCCGGGCACCACCGTCGTACTGGAGGCCCGCCCGGGCGCCGCGGAATGGGCCGTCCCGGCCAAGGTCGGGGAACTGGCCCGCGACTACGGCTCCCTGCTGCCGTACGACATCACCTTCGACGACGGCGAGGGCGGCGAGCCGCGCCCCGTCACCGACCGGCCCGCCGTATGGGACCGCCCCTTCCCCACCCCGGCCGCCCGTCGCGTCGCGCTCGCCGGGCACTGCGCGCAGCTCTTCGGCTTCACCCCGCTCGACAGCATCGACCTCGACCTGCCGGTCGCCGGCGTACGCGGAGTGGCATACGTCCTGCCCGAACCGACCAGCCCCGCCCACCGGGCCGGACACCGCGTCCACCTCAAGGGCATGCTGCTGACCGACCGCGCCGACAACCTGCTGCCCGACTGGGCGTTCTTCGTCCGCGCCGTCCTCGACACGGACACCCTGCGCCCCACCGCCTCCCGCGAGAACCTGTACGACGACGAGACCCTCGCCGCCGTCCGGGACGCCCTCGGCGCCCGGGTCCGCGGCTGGCTCGCCGAGCTCGCTGCGAGCGATCCGGAGCGCCTGGCCGCCTTCCTGCAGGTCCACCACCTCGGCGTGAAGTCCATGGCCCGGCACGACTCCGAGCTGCTCGGGCTGATGCTGCCGTGGCTGCCGTTCGAGACCAGCGACGGCTCGATGAGCCTCCAGGAGTTCGCGGCCGCCCACACGGACATCCACTTCACCCGCACCGTCGAGGAGTTCCGGCAGATCGCACCCATCGCCGCGGCGCACGGGCTCGGCGTCATCAACGCCGGATACACCTATGACGCGGACCTGCTGGCCCTGCTGCCCGCCGTACGGCCGGAGCTCAAGGTCACCGAACTCGACGCCGGGGCGGTCACCGAGCGGCTGGACCCGGTGCCGACCGCGGCCGAACTGGCGCTCGCCCCCTTCCTGGCCACCGCGCGCACCCGGCTGGAACCCCAGGGCTGCGACGTGGTGCTGCGCGCCTTCCAGCCCGTCGCCGTGCCCGCGCTGTACCTCGACGACCGGCAGGCCCGCCAGGAGCGCGACCGCACCGCCGCGCTGGAGAGCGCCGACTCCCTGTGGAGCGGCATCCTCGGCGCGCTGCGCGGCTCCGCGCCGCGCGCCCGGCTGGTCCTCAACCACAACAACCCGCTCATCCGCCGGATCGCCACGCTGCCCGACGAGGCCCTGACCGGTACCGCCGTCGAATCGCTGTACGGGCAGGCCCTGCTGATGTCCCAGCGGCCGCTGCGCCCCGCCGACTCCACCCTGCTCAACCGGGCCTTCCTCGGACTCCTGGAATGGGCGACCCACTCCACCGATTCCCGCGACGCCCAGGAGGAACAGAAGTGA
- a CDS encoding ABC transporter ATP-binding protein, producing MTVIATESLSKRYPRVTALDRLSLDIGPGVTGLVGANGAGKSTLIKILLGLSPATEGSAAVLGLDVHTHGSAIRERVGYMPEHDCLPPDVSATEFVVHMARMSGLPPTAARERTADTLRHVGLYEERYRPIGGYSTGMKQRVKLAQALVHDPQLVLLDEPTNGLDPVGRDEMLGLIRRIYTDFGISVLVTSHLLGELERTCDHVVVVDGGKLLRSSSTSDFTQITTTLAVEVTDSDIHPDGTAALRKALTEAGVTLHAGEEQGLPGAGHILLVEATGEQTYDTVRDTVADLGIGLVRMEQRRHHIAEVFRDNDQPSPTVQQKGAGSDGA from the coding sequence GTGACTGTCATCGCGACCGAAAGCCTGAGCAAGCGGTACCCCCGAGTGACCGCCCTCGACCGGCTCTCCCTGGACATCGGGCCTGGTGTGACCGGCCTCGTTGGTGCCAATGGAGCCGGCAAGTCCACGCTGATCAAGATCCTGCTGGGACTCTCCCCCGCCACCGAGGGCAGCGCCGCCGTGCTCGGCCTCGACGTCCACACGCATGGCAGCGCCATCCGTGAACGCGTCGGCTACATGCCCGAGCACGACTGCCTGCCACCCGACGTCTCGGCCACCGAGTTCGTCGTCCACATGGCTCGCATGTCCGGGCTGCCGCCGACCGCGGCCCGCGAGCGCACCGCCGACACCCTGCGCCACGTCGGACTGTACGAGGAGCGCTACCGCCCCATCGGCGGCTACTCCACGGGCATGAAGCAGCGCGTCAAGCTCGCCCAGGCCCTCGTCCACGACCCCCAGCTGGTCCTCCTCGACGAGCCGACCAACGGCCTGGACCCGGTCGGCCGCGACGAGATGCTCGGCCTGATCCGCCGCATCTACACCGACTTCGGCATCTCCGTCCTGGTCACCTCCCACCTCCTCGGCGAGCTGGAGCGGACCTGCGACCACGTGGTCGTCGTCGACGGCGGCAAGCTGCTGCGCTCCAGCTCCACCAGCGACTTCACCCAGATCACCACGACCCTCGCGGTCGAGGTCACCGACTCCGACATCCACCCCGACGGCACCGCCGCCCTGCGCAAGGCCCTCACCGAGGCGGGCGTCACCCTGCACGCCGGAGAGGAGCAGGGCCTGCCCGGAGCCGGCCACATCCTCCTCGTCGAGGCCACCGGCGAGCAGACGTACGACACCGTCCGCGACACCGTCGCCGACCTGGGCATCGGCCTGGTCCGCATGGAGCAGCGCCGTCACCACATCGCGGAGGTCTTCCGCGACAACGACCAGCCCTCGCCCACCGTCCAGCAGAAGGGAGCCGGTTCCGATGGCGCCTGA
- a CDS encoding SDR family oxidoreductase → MGLAGARERRVSTGGVELCVVELGETGRPTVLLVHGYPDSKEVWSEVAERLATRFHVVLYDVRGHGRSTAPQPLRGGFTLEKLTDDFLAVADAVSPDRPVHLVGHDWGSVQGWEFATVARTEGRIASFTSMSGPSLDHFGHWIKKRMTRPTPRAAAQLLGQGAKSWYVYMLHTPVLPELAWRGPLGKRWPSMLQRIEKVPAGSYPTASLPSDAAHGAWLYRDNVRPRLRRPRTDAYAHAPVQLITPTGDAFLSERLYDGLERWAPDLLRRTLPAKHWVPRTRPDQLAAWITEFVNDREEPATRAPERKAPGRYADRFAGQLVLVTGAASGIGRATAFSFAEAGARVVAVDRDAEGAARTADMARLVGAPEAWAECVDVSDEQAMEKLAAKVAAEYGIVDVLVNNAGIGLSGAFLDTTAEDWKKVLDVNLWGVIHGCRIFGKQMAERGQGGHIVNTASAAAYLPSRTLPAYSTSKAAVLMLSECLRAELASKSIGVSAICPGIVNTNITATSRFAGVDEAEEKRRQERSSRLYGLRNFPPEKVADAILWAVVRNEAVVPVTPESKGALWMSRFAPRTLRRIARLEPKL, encoded by the coding sequence GTGGGTCTGGCGGGTGCGCGCGAGCGCCGGGTGAGCACCGGTGGGGTCGAGCTGTGCGTCGTCGAACTGGGTGAGACGGGCCGGCCGACGGTACTGCTGGTGCACGGCTACCCGGACAGCAAAGAGGTCTGGTCGGAGGTCGCCGAGCGACTGGCGACCCGCTTCCACGTGGTGCTCTACGACGTACGCGGCCACGGGCGCTCCACCGCGCCGCAGCCGCTGCGCGGCGGCTTCACCCTGGAGAAGCTGACCGACGACTTCCTGGCGGTGGCGGACGCGGTCAGCCCGGACCGGCCCGTGCACCTGGTCGGCCACGACTGGGGCTCCGTACAGGGCTGGGAGTTCGCCACGGTCGCCCGCACCGAGGGCCGGATCGCCTCCTTCACCTCGATGTCGGGGCCCTCCCTCGACCACTTCGGGCACTGGATCAAGAAGCGGATGACGCGGCCCACCCCGCGGGCGGCGGCGCAGCTCCTCGGCCAGGGCGCCAAGTCCTGGTACGTCTACATGCTGCACACCCCCGTGCTGCCGGAGCTCGCCTGGCGCGGGCCCCTCGGCAAGCGGTGGCCCTCGATGCTCCAGCGCATCGAGAAGGTGCCGGCCGGCTCCTATCCGACGGCTTCGCTGCCTTCGGACGCGGCGCACGGAGCCTGGCTCTACCGCGACAACGTGCGGCCGCGACTGCGCCGGCCGCGCACCGACGCGTACGCCCACGCGCCGGTGCAGCTGATCACCCCGACCGGGGACGCCTTCCTGTCCGAGCGGCTCTACGACGGTCTGGAGCGGTGGGCCCCGGACCTGCTGCGGCGGACCCTGCCCGCCAAGCACTGGGTGCCCCGGACCCGGCCCGACCAGCTGGCCGCCTGGATCACCGAGTTCGTCAACGACCGGGAAGAGCCCGCGACGCGGGCACCTGAACGGAAGGCCCCGGGCAGGTACGCCGACCGCTTCGCGGGCCAGCTGGTCCTGGTGACCGGCGCGGCCAGCGGCATCGGCCGGGCGACCGCCTTCTCCTTCGCCGAGGCCGGGGCCCGGGTGGTCGCCGTCGACCGCGATGCGGAAGGCGCGGCGCGCACGGCCGACATGGCACGGCTCGTCGGCGCCCCCGAGGCCTGGGCCGAGTGCGTGGACGTCAGCGACGAGCAGGCGATGGAGAAGCTCGCGGCAAAGGTCGCCGCCGAGTACGGAATCGTCGACGTCCTGGTCAACAACGCCGGGATCGGGCTGTCCGGCGCGTTCCTCGACACCACCGCCGAGGACTGGAAGAAGGTCCTGGACGTCAATCTGTGGGGCGTCATCCACGGCTGCCGGATCTTCGGGAAGCAGATGGCCGAGCGCGGCCAGGGCGGGCACATCGTCAACACCGCCTCCGCCGCCGCATACCTGCCGTCGAGGACCCTGCCCGCCTACAGCACCTCGAAGGCCGCAGTGCTGATGCTGTCGGAGTGCCTGCGCGCGGAACTGGCCTCGAAGTCGATCGGCGTCTCCGCGATCTGCCCGGGCATCGTCAACACCAACATCACCGCCACCTCGCGGTTCGCCGGGGTGGACGAGGCCGAGGAGAAGCGCCGCCAGGAGCGCTCCTCTCGGCTGTACGGGCTGCGCAACTTCCCGCCGGAGAAGGTCGCCGACGCGATCCTGTGGGCGGTGGTGCGCAACGAGGCCGTCGTGCCCGTGACTCCGGAGTCCAAGGGCGCCCTGTGGATGTCCCGTTTCGCGCCGCGCACCCTGCGGCGCATCGCGAGGCTGGAGCCAAAGCTGTGA
- a CDS encoding aquaporin gives MTAQPSLSRRAAAELVGTAGLLVVVIGSGLKAAELSRDTGVALIANSFASAIGLGLIITIFGPLSGAHLNPVVTLTSWWSRRTGGEGLGGREALVYTAAQSAGAIGGALIAEVMFGRTPGTFATQVRDGGHLLIGEVVATAGLVLLIQGLGRIGRSRLIPAAVAAYIAAAIWFTSSGSFANPAGTIGRSFSDSFTGIAPESLPGFVGAQLVGGILGLALAALLYGTETGTGTRTRSRFGRGAKPAAVDGASPAKAAYETVG, from the coding sequence ATGACAGCCCAACCCTCACTGTCACGCCGCGCCGCTGCTGAGCTGGTCGGTACCGCCGGCCTGCTCGTGGTCGTGATCGGCTCCGGGCTCAAGGCCGCCGAGCTCAGCCGCGACACCGGTGTCGCCCTCATCGCCAACTCGTTCGCCTCGGCCATCGGCCTCGGGCTGATCATCACGATCTTCGGGCCGCTGTCCGGCGCCCACCTCAACCCGGTGGTCACGCTCACTTCCTGGTGGTCCCGGCGGACCGGCGGCGAGGGCCTGGGCGGCCGCGAGGCGCTCGTCTACACCGCGGCCCAGAGCGCCGGCGCCATCGGCGGCGCCCTCATCGCGGAAGTCATGTTCGGCCGGACCCCGGGCACCTTCGCCACCCAGGTGCGCGACGGCGGTCACCTGCTCATCGGCGAGGTGGTCGCCACCGCCGGCCTCGTCCTCCTGATCCAGGGCCTCGGCCGGATCGGACGCTCCAGGCTCATTCCGGCGGCGGTCGCCGCGTACATCGCGGCCGCGATCTGGTTCACCTCCTCCGGTTCCTTCGCCAATCCGGCGGGCACCATCGGGCGCAGCTTCAGTGACTCCTTCACCGGCATAGCCCCCGAGTCGCTGCCCGGCTTCGTCGGCGCCCAGCTGGTCGGCGGGATCCTCGGCCTGGCCCTGGCCGCCCTCCTCTACGGGACCGAAACAGGGACCGGGACCAGGACCAGGTCCCGGTTCGGCCGGGGCGCGAAGCCGGCGGCGGTGGACGGAGCGAGCCCCGCCAAGGCGGCGTACGAGACCGTCGGGTGA
- a CDS encoding MerR family transcriptional regulator produces the protein MSDQAVAEYRIEDLAHHSGATVRTIRAYQDRGLLPKPERRGRSNVYRDTHLARLRQIADLLDRGYTLASIKELLEAWDAGRGLGGVLGLVAEVHGPWTDEEAARISREELNERFGGRPDEDAVDEACELGVLERIPGRPDQFLVPSPQELAVAAELYAAGVPLPAITGHLRELRGQVEHIASRFLEFTTEHVFARYLGQVPPTDADAAEAATMVRRLRPLAQQTVDAELARAMRLFATRHLQRHLGSAGAPGPTGPSPVALPAGTVRAVQDLVGADHVAEFVRAATERELQARTMNDLARRGER, from the coding sequence TTGTCCGATCAGGCGGTAGCCGAGTACCGGATCGAGGATCTGGCACACCACAGCGGGGCGACGGTGCGCACGATCCGGGCGTACCAGGACCGGGGCCTGCTGCCGAAACCGGAGCGGCGGGGCCGTTCCAACGTCTACCGGGACACGCATCTGGCGCGGCTGCGCCAGATCGCCGACCTGCTGGACCGCGGCTACACCCTGGCCTCCATCAAGGAACTTCTGGAGGCCTGGGACGCGGGGCGCGGTCTGGGCGGCGTACTCGGGCTGGTCGCCGAGGTGCACGGGCCGTGGACCGACGAGGAGGCGGCCCGCATCAGCCGGGAGGAGCTGAACGAGCGGTTCGGCGGCCGCCCGGACGAGGACGCCGTGGACGAAGCGTGCGAGCTCGGGGTGCTGGAGCGGATCCCGGGGCGCCCGGACCAGTTCCTGGTGCCCTCCCCGCAGGAGCTGGCGGTGGCCGCCGAGCTGTACGCGGCCGGGGTGCCGCTGCCGGCGATCACCGGACACCTTCGGGAACTGCGGGGACAGGTGGAGCACATCGCCTCGCGGTTCCTGGAGTTCACCACCGAGCACGTCTTCGCGCGCTACCTCGGGCAGGTGCCGCCCACGGACGCGGACGCGGCGGAGGCGGCCACGATGGTGCGGCGGCTGCGGCCGCTCGCCCAGCAGACCGTGGACGCGGAGCTGGCGCGGGCGATGCGGCTCTTCGCGACCCGGCACCTCCAGCGGCACCTGGGTTCGGCCGGCGCACCGGGGCCGACGGGGCCCTCGCCGGTGGCGCTGCCGGCCGGAACGGTACGGGCGGTGCAGGATCTGGTGGGTGCCGACCATGTGGCGGAGTTCGTCCGGGCCGCGACGGAGCGCGAGCTCCAGGCCCGGACGATGAACGATCTGGCGCGCCGCGGCGAGCGGTGA
- a CDS encoding ABC transporter permease has product MAPDTSTQIHNIGYRSYDGPRLGRAYARKSLFSQSLRGAYGLGRSAKSKVLPMILFAVMCVPALIIVAVAIAVPGSTDLPIKYTTYALTTQVIIGLFLASQAPQSVSRDLRFKTVPLYFSRPIERVDYVVAKYAAMASALFILTATPLLIMWIGSLLAKFDFAHQTEGFGQGLVSVLLLSLLFAGLGLVMAALTPRRGFGVAAIIAVLLIPFGAVTAVQGIASSTGNTGAIEWMGLFSPITLIDGVQTAFLNATSAFPGGEGPSAGTGVVYLLVALGLIVGSYAALMARYRKAGL; this is encoded by the coding sequence ATGGCGCCTGACACCTCGACCCAGATCCACAACATCGGCTACCGGTCCTACGACGGACCCCGGCTCGGCCGCGCCTACGCCCGCAAGTCGCTGTTCTCGCAGTCCCTGCGCGGCGCCTACGGACTCGGCCGCTCCGCCAAGTCCAAGGTCCTCCCGATGATCCTCTTCGCGGTGATGTGCGTACCCGCGCTGATCATCGTCGCGGTCGCCATCGCGGTGCCGGGCTCCACCGACCTGCCGATCAAGTACACGACGTACGCCCTGACCACGCAGGTGATCATCGGCCTCTTCCTCGCGTCCCAGGCGCCGCAGTCGGTCTCGCGCGACCTGCGCTTCAAGACGGTGCCGCTCTACTTCTCGCGGCCCATCGAGCGCGTCGACTACGTCGTGGCCAAGTACGCCGCCATGGCCTCGGCCCTGTTCATCCTCACCGCGACCCCGCTGCTGATCATGTGGATCGGCTCGCTCCTGGCGAAGTTCGACTTCGCCCATCAGACAGAAGGATTCGGGCAGGGACTCGTGTCGGTTCTTCTGCTGTCGCTGCTCTTCGCGGGCCTGGGCCTCGTCATGGCAGCGCTCACCCCGCGCCGCGGGTTCGGCGTCGCCGCGATCATCGCGGTCCTCCTGATCCCGTTCGGCGCTGTGACCGCCGTCCAGGGGATCGCCTCCAGCACCGGGAACACCGGAGCCATCGAGTGGATGGGCCTGTTCTCCCCGATCACCCTCATCGACGGCGTGCAGACCGCGTTCCTGAACGCGACCTCCGCCTTCCCCGGCGGCGAGGGCCCCTCGGCCGGCACCGGCGTCGTCTACCTGCTCGTCGCCCTCGGCCTCATCGTCGGCTCCTACGCCGCCCTGATGGCCCGCTACCGGAAGGCCGGGCTGTGA